One region of Salvia miltiorrhiza cultivar Shanhuang (shh) chromosome 3, IMPLAD_Smil_shh, whole genome shotgun sequence genomic DNA includes:
- the LOC131015956 gene encoding S-adenosyl-L-methionine-dependent uroporphyrinogen III methyltransferase, chloroplastic isoform X1 encodes MALLGRLSSSTPPFQSANPNSSVQKQVFTINCSSNSQKASPFTEKHSIERYQRDSWVYKSKLPQPSCSCQLPSDQEFVRDYDIAMQLPELKKLLEVLREKRRNENGCERKGPGNVFLVGTGPGDPELLTIKALRVIESADLLLYDRLVSNDVLNLVGPNANLLYVGKTAGYHSRTQQEEIHELLLSFAEAGATVVRLKGGDPLVFGRGGEEMDFLQQQGIEVKVIPGITAASGIAAELGIPLTHRGVANSVRFLTGHSRKGGTDPLFVAENAADPDSTLVVYMGLSTLPSLASKLMYHGLPDDTPAAAIERGTTPQQRIVFAELKDLADEIAKNQLVSPSLIMIGKVVALSPLWPYAIIETSTLVESR; translated from the exons ATGGCCCTATTAGGCAGACTCTCATCTTCAACACCACCATTTCAATCAGCTAATCCCAACTCATCTGTCCAAAAACAGGTTTTCACCATCAATTGCTCGTCCAATTCGCAAAAGGCGTCACCTTTCACTGAAAAGCATTCAATCGAGAGGTACCAGCGGGACAGCTGGGTGTACAAGAGCAAGTTGCCGCAGCCCTCGTGTTCCTGCCAGCTCCCGTCTGATCAAGAGTTCGTTAGGGATTATGACATAGCTATGCAGCTCCCGGAGCTGAAGAAACTGCTTGAGGTTTTGAGAGAGAAGAGGAGAAATGAAAACGGGTGTGAGAGAAAGGGGCCTGGGAATGTGTTCTTGGTGGGAACAGGGCCTGGTGATCCTGAGCTCTTGACAATTAAGGCGTTGAGAGTGATCGAGAGTGCTGATCTGCTGTTGTATGATAGACTGGTGTCCAATGATGTTTTGAATTTGGTTGGCCCCAATGCTAATCTTCTGTATGTTGGGAAGACTGCTGGGTACCATAGCAGAACTCAG CAGGAGGAGATTCATGAGTTGCTCTTAAGTTTTGCTGAAGCTGGGGCAACTGTTGTAAGGCTTAAAGGTGGAGATCCATTA GTATTTGGAAGGGGTGGAGAGGAGATGGACTTTCTACAACAACAAGGGATTGAGGTGAAAGTCATTCCAG GCATAACAGCTGCTTCCGGAATAGCAGCTGAATTAGGAATTCCATTGACACACCGCGGTGTTGCAAATAGTGTTCGATTTCTGACAGGCCACTCAAGAAAGGGAGGAACGGATCCTCTCTTTGTCGCAGAGAATGCTGCCGATCCTGATTCTACACTTGTTGTCTATATGGGGCTGTCGACTCTCCCTTCCCTGGCCTCCAAACTAATGTATCATGGTTTGCCAGACGACACACCTGCTGCAGCAATCGAGCGAGGAACTACTCCTCAACAGCGCATA GTGTTTGCTGAACTTAAGGACCTTGCTGATGAGATCGCGAAGAACCAGCTGGTATCGCCTTCTTTAATCATGATTGGGAAAGTTGTTGCTCTTTCACCATTATGGCCGTATGCCATAATAGAAACTTCCACTCTGGTCGAATCTAGATAG
- the LOC131015956 gene encoding S-adenosyl-L-methionine-dependent uroporphyrinogen III methyltransferase, chloroplastic isoform X2, with the protein MALLGRLSSSTPPFQSANPNSSVQKQVFTINCSSNSQKASPFTEKHSIERYQRDSWVYKSKLPQPSCSCQLPSDQEFVRDYDIAMQLPELKKLLEVLREKRRNENGCERKGPGNVFLVGTGPGDPELLTIKALRVIESADLLLYDRLVSNDVLNLVGPNANLLYVGKTAGYHSRTQEEIHELLLSFAEAGATVVRLKGGDPLVFGRGGEEMDFLQQQGIEVKVIPGITAASGIAAELGIPLTHRGVANSVRFLTGHSRKGGTDPLFVAENAADPDSTLVVYMGLSTLPSLASKLMYHGLPDDTPAAAIERGTTPQQRIVFAELKDLADEIAKNQLVSPSLIMIGKVVALSPLWPYAIIETSTLVESR; encoded by the exons ATGGCCCTATTAGGCAGACTCTCATCTTCAACACCACCATTTCAATCAGCTAATCCCAACTCATCTGTCCAAAAACAGGTTTTCACCATCAATTGCTCGTCCAATTCGCAAAAGGCGTCACCTTTCACTGAAAAGCATTCAATCGAGAGGTACCAGCGGGACAGCTGGGTGTACAAGAGCAAGTTGCCGCAGCCCTCGTGTTCCTGCCAGCTCCCGTCTGATCAAGAGTTCGTTAGGGATTATGACATAGCTATGCAGCTCCCGGAGCTGAAGAAACTGCTTGAGGTTTTGAGAGAGAAGAGGAGAAATGAAAACGGGTGTGAGAGAAAGGGGCCTGGGAATGTGTTCTTGGTGGGAACAGGGCCTGGTGATCCTGAGCTCTTGACAATTAAGGCGTTGAGAGTGATCGAGAGTGCTGATCTGCTGTTGTATGATAGACTGGTGTCCAATGATGTTTTGAATTTGGTTGGCCCCAATGCTAATCTTCTGTATGTTGGGAAGACTGCTGGGTACCATAGCAGAACTCAG GAGGAGATTCATGAGTTGCTCTTAAGTTTTGCTGAAGCTGGGGCAACTGTTGTAAGGCTTAAAGGTGGAGATCCATTA GTATTTGGAAGGGGTGGAGAGGAGATGGACTTTCTACAACAACAAGGGATTGAGGTGAAAGTCATTCCAG GCATAACAGCTGCTTCCGGAATAGCAGCTGAATTAGGAATTCCATTGACACACCGCGGTGTTGCAAATAGTGTTCGATTTCTGACAGGCCACTCAAGAAAGGGAGGAACGGATCCTCTCTTTGTCGCAGAGAATGCTGCCGATCCTGATTCTACACTTGTTGTCTATATGGGGCTGTCGACTCTCCCTTCCCTGGCCTCCAAACTAATGTATCATGGTTTGCCAGACGACACACCTGCTGCAGCAATCGAGCGAGGAACTACTCCTCAACAGCGCATA GTGTTTGCTGAACTTAAGGACCTTGCTGATGAGATCGCGAAGAACCAGCTGGTATCGCCTTCTTTAATCATGATTGGGAAAGTTGTTGCTCTTTCACCATTATGGCCGTATGCCATAATAGAAACTTCCACTCTGGTCGAATCTAGATAG